Proteins from one Triticum aestivum cultivar Chinese Spring chromosome 7A, IWGSC CS RefSeq v2.1, whole genome shotgun sequence genomic window:
- the LOC123147022 gene encoding uncharacterized protein, with amino-acid sequence MPRLNLLASMSTSVSVRRPYLLALGVILAILLCFPPETAQYVHGPFLNYPPLTAEVSYDPPWSDEYWANEPVVGEAATVAARRAEAGGYAYGCARLWLAWGCPPAPGEGVNGTLVYGRRSYDRELDRFEEERRHCGGDRVVPRNHPEEHLFRRTYPASRFDLYCCACCFSCGPYYKK; translated from the coding sequence ATGCCCAGATTGAATCTACTAGCTAGCATGTCCACCTCCGTCTCCGTGCGCCGCCCCTACCTGCTCGCCCTCGGCGTCATCCTCGCCATCCTCCTCTGCTTTCCGCCGGAAACGGCGCAATATGTCCATGGTCCTTTCCTCAACTATCCACCCCTAACGGCGGAGGTTTCGTATGATCCTCCGTGGTCCGACGAGTACTGGGCCAACGAGCCCGTCGTCGGCGAGGCGGCCACCGTCGCCGCCAGACGCGCGGAGGCGGGCGGCTACGCGTACGGCTGCGCCAGGCTATGGCTGGCATGGGGCTGCCCTCCCGCTCCCGGCGAGGGGGTCAACGGAACCCTAGTCTACGGGAGGCGCTCCTATGATCGGGAGCTGGATCGCTTCGAGGAGGAGAGGCGGCACTGCGGCGGCGATCGCGTGGTCCCTCGGAACCATCCGGAGGAACACCTCTTCCGTCGCACCTACCCGGCTTCTAGATTTGATCTTTACTGTTGTGCCTGTTGCTTTTCATGTGGTCCCTACTACAAAAAATAG